Below is a genomic region from Sphingomonas sp. FARSPH.
GGCCAGCAACCATTTGGCCTTGGGAAGTTCATCAAGCAAGGCGGCAGCACCGGTGTAATCGCTGACCTGGCCTGCCGTTATGAAGAAGCTGATCGGGCGACCACTCGCATCCGTTACGGCATGAAGCTTGGTGTTCATGCCGCCTTTCGTGCGTCCAATCAGGCGGCCCGCGCCCCCTTTTTTACCCGCAAGCTGGAAGCCGTGCGGTGGGCCTTGAGATAGGTCGCATCGATCATGATGGTCTTGTGCTCTGCGGCTTCAGGCACGGCCAGACCTTCCATCATCTGGATAAATACGCCCTTGTCGCCCCAGCGTTTCCAGCGGTTATAAAGCGTCTTCGCCGGGCCATATTCCTTCGGCGCATCACGCCAACGCAGCCCGTTGCGGTTGACGAAGATGATGCCGCTCAGAACGCGTCGATCATCAACGCGCTGGCGGCCATGGCTCTTGGGGAAATAGGGCTGAAGACGAGCCATTTGCTCGTCCGTCAGCCAAAACAAATTACTCATCAGTCGGGCTCCTATACGCCCATCTGAATCACAGCCGTCAGTTCAAATCAATGGGTCCTGACCCTAAACACGGCATCCGCCGAAACGGTCGCTCATGCGCGTGAGCTTCTTGGTCCTTCGCTGCTTGCTATTCGCGCGGAGGCGGAGCGGGCGGCGAGACGACGCGGATAAACGCTTGGCCAAAAAGCCACCAACGGCGACGGTCCTCCACCTCGGTCAAGCAGCGAGAGGTAGAGTGATATCTCGATGGCACTGTTGCAAAGTTAGCGATGAG
It encodes:
- a CDS encoding IS5-like element ISKpn12 family transposase (programmed frameshift); this encodes MSNLFWLTDEQMARLQPYFPKSHGRQRVDDRRVLSGIIFVNRNGLRWRDAPKEYGPAKTLYNRWKRWGDKGVFIQMMEGLAVPEAAEHKTIMIDATYLKAHRTASSLRGKKGGAGRLIGRTKGGMNTKLHAVTDASGRPISFFITAGQVSDYTGAAALLDELPKAKWLLADRGYDADWYRDALQAKGITPCIPGRKSRKKTIKYDKRRYKRRNRIEIMFGRLKDWRRVATRYDRCPMAFLSAIALAATVIFWL